Proteins from a genomic interval of Rhipicephalus microplus isolate Deutch F79 unplaced genomic scaffold, USDA_Rmic scaffold_20, whole genome shotgun sequence:
- the LOC142785278 gene encoding uncharacterized protein LOC142785278, translating to MTVTNPFVFIVQLSIGLLASVGDVRAMPARLPGYAPDTGFVNFHVTEITCPAPWDCQPRSVTRTTCEDLRHQHPAPPHSAPISSLPPRSASIGHGGTGEMTVTNPFVFIVQLSIGLLASVGDVRAMPARLPGYAPDTGFVNFHVTEITCPAPWDCQPRSVTRTTCEDLRHQHPAPPHSAPIGSLPPRSASIGHGGTGEMTVTNPFVFIVQALLEVRESRRLQRQSDYRPSCRRYSHGNLEESDPRQPCTFALLLP from the exons ATGACGGTCACTAACCCGTTTGTCTTCATCGTGCAGTTGTCCATCGGTCTTCTTGCATCCGTGGGTGATGTACGTGCTATGCCAGCACGATTGCCCGGGTACGCGCCGGACACAGGCTTCGTCAACTTCCACGTGACGGAGATAACATGCCCGGCGCCTTGGGACTGCCAGCCCAGATCCGTGACCAGGACCACGTGTGAAGATCTACGTCACCAGCACCCAGCGCCGCCTCACAGTGCGCCTATAAGTAGCCTGCCTCCTCGCAGTGCgtccattgggcacggcggcaccggcGAAATGACGGTCACTAACCCGTTTGTCTTCATCGTGCAGTTGTCCATCGGTCTTCTTGCATCCGTGGGTGATGTACGTGCTATGCCAGCACGATTGCCCGGGTACGCGCCGGACACAGGCTTCGTCAACTTCCACGTGACGGAGATAACATGCCCGGCGCCTTGGGACTGCCAGCCCAGATCCGTGACCAGGACCACGTGTGAAGATCTACGTCACCAGCACCCAGCGCCGCCTCACAGTGCGCCTATAGGTAGCCTGCCTCCTCGCAGTGCgtccattgggcacggcggcaccggcGAAATGACGGTCACTAACCCGTTTGTCTTCATCGTGCAG gcactattggaGGTGCGAGAATCGAGGAGACTGCAACGCCAGAGTGACTACCGACCTTCCTGTAGGAGGTACTCGCATGGCAATCTCGAAGAAAGTGATCCACGACAGCCATGCACTTTCGCCTTATTGCTACCATGA